From the genome of Populus alba chromosome 10, ASM523922v2, whole genome shotgun sequence, one region includes:
- the LOC118045465 gene encoding uncharacterized protein: protein MGSWDSAPAAILAVWALLSSIHALDIDHTTENGGLGRRVLLSFKETPHGTNLTFDCSPSGPCVPCAYSEKSDEKYRCSETGHRIPFKCVEINHDTENEKGKQHSPNGRSAVEISDDANPHVMLQETTASNEGRTLLDDSSTAKGGSQAYITYRSCISVNTENLSVLGFEGIILCLLLASGSVVYFRRKQTATVVAGAGVGRIQMNRF from the exons ATGGGAAGTTGGGATTCAGCACCAGCGGCGATCCTTGCAGTATGGGCGCTGCTTTCTTCCATTCACGCGTTGGACATAGATCACACGACTGA AAACGGAGGCTTAGGGCGTAGAGTATTACTTAGTTTCAAAGAAACACCTCACGGCACTAACCTTACCTTCGATTGCTCTCCTTCGGGTCCCTGTGTTCCCTGCGCCTACTCTgagaag AGTGATGAAAAATATCGATGCAGCGAGACTGGCCATCGAATCCCTTTCAAATGTGTTGAAATTAATCATGATACAGAGAATGAAAAGGGGAAGCAGCATTCTCCAAATGGTCGATCTGCTGTTGAAATCTCTGATGATGCGAATCCTCATGTAATGTTGCAAGAGACCACTGCCTCAAATGAGGGTAGAACTTTACTGGATGATTCCTCTACAGCCAAGGGTGGATCACAGGCTTATATCACTTACAGAAGCTGTATATCAGTCAATACAGAGAATTTGTCAGTACTTGGTTTTGAG GGgattattttgtgtttgttaCTCGCAAGTGGTTCAGTTGTGTACTTCCGAAGAAAGCAGACTGCTACTGTGGTGGCCGGAGCTGGAGTGGGAAGGATCCAGATGAATAGATTTTAA
- the LOC118045464 gene encoding serine/threonine-protein phosphatase PP2A-2 catalytic subunit has product MPSSHGDLDRQIEQLMECKPLGEADVKTLCDQARAILVEEWNVQPVKCPVTVCGDIHGQFYDLIELFRIGGNAPDTNYLFMGDYVDRGYYSVETVTLLVALKVRYRDRITILRGNHESRQITQVYGFYDECLRKYGNANVWKYFTDLFDYLPLTALIESQIFCLHGGLSPSLDTLDNIRALDRIQEVPHEGPMCDLLWSDPDDRCGWGISPRGAGYTFGQDIAHLFNHTNGLTLISRAHQLVMEGYNWCQEKNVVTVFSAPNYCYRCGNMAAILEIGENMDQNFLQFDPAPRQIEPDTTRKTPDYFL; this is encoded by the exons atgccGTCGTCGCACGGGGATCTGGACCGTCAGATCGAGCAGCTGATGGAGTGCAAGCCTTTGGGAGAGGCGGATGTGAAGACGCTGTGCGATCAGGCGAGGGCGATTCTGGTGGAGGAGTGGAACGTACAGCCTGTGAAATGTCCGGTCACCGTTTGTGGCGATATTCACGGCCAGTTCTACGATCTCATCGAGCTCTTTAGGATAGGAGGGAATGCACCTGATACCAATTATCTCTTCATGGGAGATTACGTAG ATCGTGGGTACTATTCAGTGGAGACGGTCACGCTCTTAGTGGCCTTGAAAGTTCGTTATAGAGATAGAATTACAATTCTTAGAGGAAACCATGAGAGCAGGCAGATTACTCAAGt GTATGGTTTTTATGATGAGTGCTTGAGAAAATATGGAAATGCTAATGTTTGGAAGTATTTCACTGACCTTTTTGATTATCTACCCCTTACAGCCCTCATTGAGAGCCAG ATCTTCTGTTTGCATGGAGGACTTTCACCATCTCTTGATACGTTAGATAACATCCGAGCTTTAGACCGCATACAAGAG GTTCCACATGAAGGGCCAATGTGTGATCTCTTATGGTCTGATCCAGATGATCGTTGTGGGTGGGGAATATCTCCTCGTGGTGCTGGATATACATTTGGACAGGACATAGCTCATCTGTTCAACCATACTAATGGACTCACTTTGATTTCACGGGCTCACCAGCTTGTCATGGAAGGGTACAATTGGTGTCAG GAAAAGAATGTGGTTACTGTATTTAGTGCTCCAAACTATTGCTACCGTTGTGGTAATATGGCTGCAATTCTAGAGATTGGAGAGAATATGGACCAGAATTTCCTTCAATTTGATCCAGCACCCCGGCAAATTGAACCCGACACCACTCGCAAGACCcctgattatttttt GTGA